One stretch of Streptomyces sp. MMBL 11-1 DNA includes these proteins:
- the recQ gene encoding DNA helicase RecQ → MDVTGTVTDTGIDTDGESEARRTLHRVFGYESFRGEQGAVIDHVVAGGDAVVLMPTGGGKSLCYQIPSLVRRGTGVVVSPLIALMQDQVDALRALGVRAGFMNSTQDFDERRSMEAQFLAGELDVLYLAPERLRLDSTLSLLARGEISVFAIDEAHCVAQWGHDFRPDYLALSVLGERWPDVPRIALTATATHATHEEITRRLGMPDAKHFVASFDRPNIQYRIVPKSEPKKQLLTFLQEEHAGDAGIVYCLSRNSTEKIAEYLCRNGVEAVPYHAGLDAGTRATHQARFLREEGLVVVATIAFGMGIDKPDVRFVAHLDLPKSVEGYYQETGRAGRDGEPSTAWMAYGLQDVVQQRKLIQGGEGDEAFRRRAASHLDSMLALCETVQCRRAQLLTYFGQEPTAPACGNCDTCLTPPETWDGTVVSQKLLSTVVRLKRERNQKFGAGQIIDILLGRKTAKVIQFDHDQLSVFGIGEELAEAEWRGVVRQLLAQGLLAVEGEYGTLVLTDESATVLGRERDVLLRKEPKKPTTRSSSSAGGAKGARGKAAAADLPEAAVPVFEALRAWRGATAKEQGVPAYVIFHDATLREIATLHPSSLAELGGVSGLGEKKLATYGEGVLEVLAQTPSAAAEAPAPAAPAPAAAPVPASRPAAAPAARTKAPVAPAPQHSDPEFGWDEEPPEYE, encoded by the coding sequence ATGGATGTGACCGGGACGGTGACCGACACCGGCATCGACACGGACGGCGAGAGCGAGGCGCGGCGGACGCTGCACCGCGTCTTCGGGTACGAGTCGTTCCGCGGCGAGCAGGGCGCGGTCATCGATCATGTGGTGGCGGGCGGCGACGCGGTCGTGCTCATGCCCACCGGCGGCGGAAAGTCCCTCTGCTACCAGATCCCGTCCCTGGTCAGGCGGGGCACCGGAGTGGTCGTCTCCCCGCTGATCGCCCTCATGCAGGACCAGGTCGACGCCCTGCGGGCGCTCGGCGTCCGGGCCGGCTTCATGAACTCCACGCAGGACTTCGACGAGCGCCGCTCGATGGAGGCGCAGTTCCTCGCGGGCGAGCTGGACGTGCTCTACCTGGCGCCGGAGCGGCTGCGCCTGGACTCCACCCTCTCCCTGCTGGCCCGGGGCGAGATCTCCGTCTTCGCGATCGACGAGGCGCACTGCGTCGCCCAGTGGGGCCACGACTTCCGCCCCGACTATCTGGCCCTGTCCGTGCTCGGCGAGCGCTGGCCGGACGTTCCGCGCATCGCCCTGACGGCGACCGCGACCCACGCCACGCACGAGGAGATCACCCGCCGCCTCGGCATGCCGGACGCGAAGCACTTCGTCGCGAGCTTCGACCGGCCGAACATCCAGTACCGGATCGTGCCGAAGTCCGAGCCCAAGAAGCAGCTCCTCACCTTCCTCCAGGAGGAGCACGCCGGGGACGCGGGCATCGTCTACTGCCTCTCGCGCAACTCCACCGAGAAGATCGCGGAGTACCTCTGCCGCAACGGCGTGGAGGCCGTGCCGTACCACGCGGGCCTGGACGCCGGGACGCGCGCCACCCACCAGGCGCGCTTCCTCCGCGAGGAGGGGCTCGTCGTCGTCGCGACGATCGCGTTCGGCATGGGCATCGACAAGCCGGACGTCCGGTTCGTCGCCCACCTCGACCTCCCCAAGTCCGTCGAGGGGTATTACCAGGAGACCGGCCGCGCGGGCCGTGACGGGGAGCCGTCGACGGCCTGGATGGCGTACGGGCTCCAGGACGTCGTCCAGCAGCGCAAGCTCATCCAGGGCGGCGAGGGCGACGAGGCGTTCCGCCGCCGGGCCGCCTCCCACCTGGACTCGATGCTGGCCCTCTGCGAGACGGTCCAGTGCCGCCGGGCCCAGCTGCTGACCTACTTCGGCCAGGAACCCACGGCCCCCGCCTGCGGCAACTGCGACACCTGCCTGACCCCGCCGGAGACGTGGGACGGCACGGTCGTCTCGCAGAAGCTGCTCTCCACGGTGGTGCGGCTGAAGCGCGAACGGAACCAGAAGTTCGGCGCGGGCCAGATCATCGACATCCTGCTGGGCCGCAAGACCGCCAAGGTCATCCAGTTCGACCACGACCAGCTCTCCGTCTTCGGCATCGGCGAGGAGCTGGCGGAGGCGGAGTGGCGCGGTGTGGTGCGCCAGCTGCTGGCCCAGGGGCTCCTCGCGGTCGAGGGGGAGTACGGCACGCTGGTCCTGACCGACGAGAGCGCCACGGTCCTGGGGCGGGAGCGGGACGTGCTGCTCCGCAAGGAGCCGAAGAAGCCGACAACCCGGTCGTCGTCCTCCGCCGGCGGGGCCAAGGGCGCCAGGGGCAAGGCGGCCGCCGCCGATCTCCCCGAGGCCGCGGTCCCGGTCTTCGAGGCGCTGCGCGCCTGGCGCGGGGCGACGGCGAAGGAGCAGGGCGTCCCGGCGTATGTGATCTTCCACGACGCCACGCTCCGCGAGATCGCGACCCTGCATCCGTCCTCGCTCGCGGAGCTGGGCGGCGTCAGCGGCCTGGGCGAGAAGAAGCTCGCGACGTACGGGGAGGGCGTGCTGGAGGTCCTGGCGCAGACGCCTTCGGCGGCGGCGGAAGCTCCCGCACCGGCGGCCCCGGCCCCCGCCGCGGCTCCCGTGCCCGCGTCCCGCCCGGCGGCTGCCCCGGCGGCTCGCACGAAGGCCCCGGTCGCCCCGGCCCCGCAGCACAGCGACCCCGAGTTCGGATGGGACGAGGAACCGCCCGAGTACGAGTGA
- a CDS encoding polyprenyl synthetase family protein — translation MTVVGPFGLHVRDQSLETDVQLGLAAVETGLLEATKSDVPFITEAAQHLVRAGGKRFRPLLVMLASQFGDPGAPGVVPSAVVVELTHLATLYHDDVMDEADVRRGVPSANTRWSNSVAVLTGDFLFARASHILADLGPEAVRIQAEAFERLVTGQILETAGPRYGRDPVDHYLDVLSGKTGSLVAVSGRLGAMMSGADERTVDVLTQYGERLGIAFQLADDVLDIASDSHESGKTPGTDLREGIPTLPVLRLRAQAAADGKPDDLELVELLEGDLGDDDALDEVLRRLRVHPALEQARQDTVRYAQAARATLAPLPEGYAKSALEELCDAVVHRAG, via the coding sequence GTGACCGTCGTCGGGCCGTTCGGACTGCACGTGCGGGACCAGTCTCTTGAGACCGATGTCCAGTTGGGCCTGGCAGCTGTCGAGACGGGTCTGCTCGAAGCCACCAAGAGCGATGTGCCCTTCATCACGGAGGCCGCCCAGCACCTGGTGCGCGCGGGGGGCAAGCGGTTCCGCCCCTTGCTGGTCATGCTCGCGTCACAGTTCGGCGATCCCGGCGCGCCGGGGGTCGTCCCCTCCGCCGTCGTCGTCGAGCTGACCCACCTGGCCACGCTGTACCACGACGACGTGATGGACGAGGCCGACGTGCGGCGCGGGGTGCCCAGCGCCAACACCCGCTGGAGCAACTCCGTCGCCGTCCTCACCGGCGACTTCCTCTTCGCCCGTGCCTCCCACATCCTCGCCGACCTCGGCCCCGAGGCCGTCCGCATCCAGGCGGAGGCCTTCGAACGGCTCGTCACCGGCCAGATCCTGGAGACCGCGGGCCCGCGGTACGGCCGCGACCCGGTCGACCACTACCTGGACGTCCTCAGCGGCAAGACCGGCTCGCTGGTCGCCGTGTCCGGCCGCCTCGGCGCGATGATGTCCGGCGCCGACGAGCGCACCGTGGACGTCCTCACCCAGTACGGGGAGCGGCTCGGCATCGCCTTCCAGCTCGCCGACGACGTCCTCGACATCGCCTCCGACTCCCATGAGTCCGGCAAGACCCCCGGCACCGACCTGCGCGAGGGCATCCCGACCCTCCCGGTCCTGCGGCTGCGCGCCCAGGCGGCGGCCGACGGCAAGCCCGACGACCTGGAGCTCGTCGAGCTGCTCGAAGGCGACCTCGGCGACGACGACGCCCTGGACGAGGTGCTGCGCCGGCTGCGCGTCCACCCGGCGCTGGAGCAGGCCCGCCAGGACACCGTGCGCTACGCCCAGGCGGCGCGCGCCACGCTCGCACCGCTGCCCGAGGGATACGCGAAGTCCGCGCTGGAAGAGCTGTGCGACGCCGTGGTGCACCGCGCGGGCTGA
- a CDS encoding peptide MFS transporter, translating into MSHSTAGTEPAKPPPEDDHAFFGQPRGLMTLSGLEVWERFSFLGMQAILVLFFADTVANGGMDMDPGTAASVSAAYGTLVYLVSVAGGWLADRILGSYRAVLYGGILIACGHYCMAVPTDAMTWVGLGLISAGTGLLKPNVASMVGKLYRTDDERRDAGFALYYMGINIGAFAGPLITGWLGDHAGWHWGFSAAAIGMTLGLIQYVVGRRHLAGRKHAAEFALAPDAMRRAVRLIVGGAVVVAAVATALALAGWLTMDRFVDVLTVISVIAPIVYFVVMFRSPRVTAEERGRLRPYVVLFLGSVVFNFILFQAYSTMMLLASTNARTEILGFTFPASWYASALGAFEVALAPVVAAVWARMGPRQPHASNKIAFGVILGGLSFLLMVLPTSGHDDTTYRMAAWWIVGSYLLLGLGDILLETSGMSATTKLAPQAFASQTMALWFLSLALANGIQAQIVKLYGEVSNPAYFGVNGAIAVAVGVAMIAAAPWLKRTMHPVH; encoded by the coding sequence TTGTCCCACAGCACCGCAGGCACCGAGCCGGCCAAGCCCCCGCCCGAGGACGACCACGCCTTCTTCGGGCAGCCACGGGGCCTGATGACCCTGTCCGGCCTGGAGGTCTGGGAGCGGTTCTCGTTCCTGGGCATGCAGGCCATCCTGGTGCTGTTCTTCGCCGACACGGTGGCCAACGGCGGCATGGACATGGACCCCGGAACCGCCGCCTCCGTCTCCGCCGCCTACGGCACGCTGGTCTATCTGGTCTCCGTGGCGGGCGGCTGGCTGGCGGACCGGATCCTCGGCTCGTACCGGGCCGTGCTGTACGGCGGCATCCTCATCGCGTGCGGCCACTACTGCATGGCCGTACCCACCGACGCCATGACCTGGGTGGGCCTCGGCCTGATCAGCGCCGGAACGGGCCTGCTCAAGCCCAACGTGGCCTCCATGGTCGGCAAGCTCTACCGCACCGACGACGAGCGGCGCGACGCCGGCTTCGCCCTGTACTACATGGGCATCAACATCGGCGCCTTCGCCGGACCGCTGATCACCGGCTGGCTCGGCGACCACGCCGGCTGGCACTGGGGCTTCTCGGCCGCCGCGATCGGCATGACCCTCGGTCTGATCCAGTACGTGGTGGGCCGCCGTCACCTGGCCGGGCGTAAGCACGCCGCCGAATTCGCGCTGGCCCCCGACGCGATGCGCCGCGCGGTCCGGCTGATCGTCGGCGGGGCCGTCGTGGTCGCCGCGGTGGCCACCGCACTGGCCCTCGCGGGCTGGCTGACGATGGACCGGTTCGTCGACGTGCTCACCGTCATCTCGGTGATCGCGCCGATCGTCTACTTCGTCGTGATGTTCCGCTCCCCCCGGGTCACCGCCGAGGAGCGCGGCAGGCTCCGCCCGTACGTCGTCCTCTTCCTCGGGTCCGTCGTCTTCAACTTCATCCTCTTCCAGGCGTACTCGACCATGATGCTGCTCGCGTCGACGAACGCCCGGACCGAGATCCTCGGCTTCACCTTCCCGGCGAGCTGGTACGCCTCCGCGCTCGGCGCCTTCGAGGTCGCGCTCGCCCCGGTCGTCGCCGCGGTCTGGGCGAGGATGGGCCCCCGCCAGCCGCACGCCTCCAACAAGATCGCGTTCGGGGTGATCCTCGGCGGGCTCTCCTTCCTGCTGATGGTCCTGCCGACCTCCGGCCACGACGACACCACGTACCGCATGGCGGCCTGGTGGATCGTCGGCTCGTATCTGCTGCTCGGGCTGGGCGACATCCTGCTGGAGACCTCCGGCATGTCCGCCACCACCAAGCTCGCCCCCCAGGCCTTCGCCAGCCAGACGATGGCCCTGTGGTTCCTCTCGCTCGCCCTGGCCAACGGCATCCAGGCCCAGATCGTGAAGCTGTACGGCGAGGTCTCCAACCCCGCCTACTTCGGCGTCAACGGCGCGATCGCCGTGGCGGTGGGCGTGGCGATGATCGCCGCCGCCCCCTGGCTGAAACGCACCATGCACCCCGTCCACTGA
- a CDS encoding LolA family protein: MAPNDSAETTGEATSTVVGRRKAARYIVPVAVAGVAAATIGLVPALASTGDPDLPKITAQQLIEKIAASDEEQLSGTFKIRTDLGLPLDGLAGSLVPGAGGTGGDKDGGAAAPQDKLMELTSGTHTLRVAADGPERQKLSILGEASEYSVIHNQGEVWAYDSQSDEVYHAEAPGGRDGGDAAEKAPKLPEGAPATPKDFAEQALAAAGDTTSVTVDGTAQVAGRDAYQLLIKPKQSGSTIGSVRIAVDAENGVPLKFTLSAASGGKAVVDAGFTKVDFSRPAASTFDFAPPKGAKVTEADELETGKDEHGAARKALPGQLAELDGFEGLNVIGEGWTSIAEIRTPGGTGLPAAGSGDIPAEAQGFIDALGDKVTGKFGSGTVFKTRLVNALLTDDGRVYVGAVTKDALVRAADAAK, from the coding sequence ATGGCACCGAACGACAGCGCAGAGACCACCGGCGAGGCCACGAGCACTGTCGTGGGCCGCCGCAAGGCGGCGCGCTACATCGTCCCCGTCGCGGTCGCGGGGGTGGCGGCCGCGACCATCGGGCTCGTCCCGGCGCTCGCCAGCACCGGCGACCCGGATCTGCCGAAGATCACCGCACAGCAGCTCATCGAGAAGATCGCCGCTTCCGACGAGGAGCAGCTCTCCGGCACGTTCAAGATCCGTACCGACCTGGGCCTGCCCCTCGACGGCCTCGCGGGCTCGCTCGTACCGGGCGCCGGGGGCACGGGCGGGGACAAGGACGGCGGCGCTGCGGCCCCGCAGGACAAGCTCATGGAGCTGACGTCCGGCACGCACACGCTGCGCGTGGCCGCCGACGGCCCGGAGCGGCAGAAGCTCTCCATCCTCGGGGAAGCGTCCGAGTACAGCGTCATCCACAACCAGGGCGAGGTCTGGGCGTACGACAGCCAGTCCGACGAGGTCTACCACGCCGAGGCCCCCGGGGGCCGGGACGGCGGCGACGCCGCCGAGAAGGCTCCGAAGCTCCCCGAGGGCGCTCCGGCCACCCCGAAGGACTTCGCCGAGCAGGCGCTCGCGGCGGCCGGGGACACCACCTCGGTCACCGTGGACGGCACGGCGCAGGTCGCCGGGCGGGACGCGTACCAGCTGCTGATCAAGCCGAAGCAGTCCGGCTCGACGATCGGCTCGGTCCGCATCGCCGTGGACGCCGAGAACGGCGTACCGCTGAAGTTCACCCTGTCCGCGGCGAGCGGCGGCAAGGCCGTGGTCGACGCCGGGTTCACCAAGGTCGACTTCTCCAGGCCCGCCGCGTCCACCTTCGACTTCGCCCCGCCCAAGGGCGCCAAGGTGACCGAGGCCGACGAGCTGGAGACCGGCAAGGACGAGCACGGCGCGGCGCGGAAGGCGCTCCCCGGGCAGCTGGCCGAGCTGGACGGCTTCGAGGGCCTCAACGTCATCGGCGAGGGCTGGACCTCGATCGCCGAGATCCGGACCCCCGGCGGCACGGGCCTTCCGGCGGCCGGCTCGGGCGACATCCCGGCCGAGGCGCAGGGCTTCATCGACGCGCTCGGCGACAAGGTCACCGGGAAGTTCGGTTCGGGCACGGTCTTCAAGACGCGCCTGGTCAACGCCCTGCTGACGGACGACGGCAGGGTGTACGTCGGAGCGGTGACCAAGGACGCGCTGGTCCGCGCCGCCGACGCCGCCAAGTAG
- a CDS encoding Uma2 family endonuclease, with translation MSIEPEASEPRWAVPPEGGWTADDLDTLPNLPPHTELIDGSLVFVSPQTLFHSRAVDFFNWQLQSLVPPELEVVREFTIDIDRYNRPEPDVIVIDGDVIQDPDQTRFPAESVRLAIEVVSPESRSRDRETKPVKYARAKISHYWRVENHDGRAVVYVFEREPATGAYTSTGIFHDRMKVSVPFPVDLDLTAITPRRRAADLG, from the coding sequence ATGAGCATCGAACCCGAGGCCTCCGAGCCGCGGTGGGCGGTCCCGCCCGAGGGCGGCTGGACCGCCGATGACCTGGACACACTCCCGAATCTGCCTCCGCACACGGAGCTGATCGACGGGAGTCTCGTTTTCGTGAGTCCGCAGACCCTGTTCCATTCGCGAGCGGTCGACTTCTTCAACTGGCAGCTGCAGTCCCTGGTACCGCCCGAGCTGGAGGTCGTCCGCGAGTTCACCATCGACATCGACCGCTACAACCGGCCCGAGCCCGATGTGATCGTCATCGACGGTGACGTCATCCAGGATCCGGACCAGACCCGGTTCCCCGCCGAGTCGGTGCGCCTCGCCATCGAGGTCGTCTCGCCCGAGTCCCGGTCCCGCGACCGGGAGACCAAGCCCGTGAAGTACGCCCGTGCGAAGATCTCCCACTACTGGCGGGTGGAGAACCACGACGGGCGGGCCGTGGTGTACGTCTTCGAGCGGGAGCCGGCCACCGGCGCGTACACCTCGACGGGGATCTTCCACGACCGGATGAAGGTGTCGGTGCCCTTCCCCGTGGATCTGGACCTCACGGCGATCACGCCCCGACGCCGGGCGGCGGATCTCGGGTAG
- the fahA gene encoding fumarylacetoacetase, protein MPEQSSPLDLAEGDPFGPHNLPYGVFSTSDHPDDRRVGVRIGDHVLDAGAAAHALGSPYAGLLAQPSLTPLLAAGRNAWRDVRRALTAWLTIPAHRADIEPLLHPVDAVTLHLPYEVADYVDFYASEHHATNVGKIFRPDGDALTPNWKHLPIGYHGRSGTVVVSGTDVVRPSGQRKAPADPAPVFGPSVKLDIEAEVGFVVGVPSAHGAPVPLADFREHVFGLSLLNDWSARDLQAWEYVPLGPFLGKSFATSVSAWVTPLEALDAARTAPPARDFPLLPYLDDAADEEPGGFDIRITVEINGQVVAEPPFASMYWTAAQQLAHMTVNGASLRTGDLYGSGTVSGPEPGQRGSLLELTWNGRDALELPEGKRTFLEDGDTVTLTAWAPGPHGTRVGLGDVTGRIVTAP, encoded by the coding sequence ATGCCCGAGCAGAGCAGCCCGCTCGATCTGGCCGAGGGCGACCCCTTCGGCCCGCACAACCTTCCTTACGGTGTGTTCTCCACCTCCGACCACCCCGACGACCGCCGGGTCGGTGTCCGTATCGGTGACCACGTCCTGGACGCCGGGGCCGCCGCCCACGCCCTGGGCTCCCCCTACGCGGGGCTGCTCGCCCAGCCGAGCCTGACGCCGCTGCTCGCGGCGGGCCGCAACGCCTGGCGGGACGTGCGCCGCGCGCTCACCGCCTGGCTGACGATCCCCGCCCACCGCGCGGACATCGAACCGCTGCTGCACCCGGTGGACGCGGTGACCCTGCACCTGCCGTACGAGGTCGCGGACTACGTCGACTTCTACGCCAGCGAGCACCACGCCACCAACGTGGGGAAGATCTTCCGGCCGGACGGCGACGCGCTCACCCCCAACTGGAAGCACCTGCCGATCGGTTACCACGGCCGCTCCGGCACCGTCGTGGTCTCCGGCACGGACGTGGTGCGCCCCAGCGGCCAGCGCAAGGCCCCCGCCGACCCGGCCCCCGTCTTCGGGCCTTCGGTGAAGCTCGACATCGAGGCCGAGGTCGGCTTCGTCGTCGGCGTCCCCTCCGCGCACGGCGCTCCGGTCCCGCTGGCCGACTTCCGCGAGCACGTCTTCGGGCTCTCGCTCCTCAACGACTGGTCCGCCCGCGACCTCCAGGCCTGGGAGTACGTGCCGCTCGGCCCGTTCCTCGGAAAGTCCTTCGCCACCTCCGTCTCCGCCTGGGTCACCCCGCTGGAGGCACTGGACGCCGCCCGCACCGCGCCCCCGGCCCGCGACTTCCCGCTCCTGCCCTACCTCGACGACGCGGCGGACGAGGAGCCGGGCGGCTTCGACATCCGGATCACCGTCGAGATCAACGGCCAGGTCGTCGCCGAACCGCCGTTCGCCTCGATGTACTGGACCGCCGCCCAGCAGCTCGCTCACATGACGGTCAACGGCGCGTCGCTGCGCACCGGCGACCTGTACGGCTCCGGCACCGTCAGCGGCCCCGAGCCCGGCCAGCGCGGCTCGCTCCTGGAGCTGACCTGGAACGGCCGCGACGCGCTGGAACTCCCCGAGGGCAAGCGGACGTTCCTGGAGGACGGCGACACGGTCACGCTGACCGCCTGGGCCCCCGGCCCGCACGGCACCCGCGTCGGCCTCGGCGACGTGACCGGAAGGATCGTCACCGCGCCATGA
- a CDS encoding CocE/NonD family hydrolase, with the protein MHITTEFPYETTREDVSIPLSDGTRLYARIWRPLTDEPVPALLEYLPYRLSDWTAPRDWQRHPWYAGHGYASVRVDVRGHGNSEGLPGDEYDAQELADGVAVIHWLAQQEWCSGRVGMFGISWGGFNSLQIAALAPEPLKAIVTVCSADDRYDNDVHYMGGSVLAVDMHAWAATMLAFVCRPPDPAQVGDAWKEMWLERLEAVDPLIHTWLAHQSRDDYWKHGSVCEDYGAIKANVLAVGGWHDPYRDTVLRLMEHLDPERVRGIIGPWSHQYPDRGLPPGPAIGFLQETLRWWDQHLKGQETGVMREPLLRSWISGSHPPATVYETLPGRWVGDASWPSENVSPVAYALQGGERIVASPQQTGVDAGRFFPFGNDADLPPDQRDEDAKSVSFEFPVADAPIEILGRPRVKLRLRMDVPRGQAIARLCDIAPDGSSTLVTRGVLNLAARHGRDRTDDWPPGETEDVVFDLNGIGHTFPPGHRIRLAVSSSYWPWIWPQAGSAGFTLDADGSFVELPVRRHTEDPAISFGEPEQSEPLGVAHPVTLEEPRPERLVVRDVAKGEWRLEVDPRYGGTRVYPDGLEFTEDASETYTIQQDDPLSARTRSDWRIRLHRPEMAWDVEIETRSEIAADDQDFITSNEVICTEGRDGGEKEVVFHRTWEKRIPRTAG; encoded by the coding sequence ATGCACATCACGACCGAGTTCCCGTACGAGACCACCCGCGAGGACGTCTCCATCCCGCTGTCCGACGGCACCCGGCTCTACGCCCGGATCTGGCGTCCGCTGACCGACGAACCGGTCCCCGCCCTGCTGGAGTACCTGCCCTACCGGCTCAGCGACTGGACCGCGCCCCGCGACTGGCAGCGCCACCCCTGGTACGCGGGCCACGGCTACGCCTCCGTACGGGTCGACGTCCGGGGCCACGGCAACAGCGAGGGGCTGCCGGGCGACGAGTACGACGCGCAGGAGCTCGCCGACGGGGTCGCCGTCATCCACTGGCTGGCCCAGCAGGAATGGTGCTCCGGCCGGGTCGGGATGTTCGGCATCTCCTGGGGCGGCTTCAACTCGCTCCAGATCGCCGCGCTCGCCCCCGAGCCGCTGAAAGCGATCGTCACCGTCTGCTCGGCCGACGACCGCTACGACAACGACGTCCACTACATGGGCGGCTCCGTCCTCGCCGTGGACATGCACGCCTGGGCCGCCACCATGCTCGCCTTCGTCTGCCGGCCGCCGGACCCCGCGCAGGTCGGCGACGCGTGGAAGGAGATGTGGCTGGAGCGGCTGGAGGCCGTCGACCCCCTGATCCACACCTGGCTGGCCCACCAGAGCCGCGACGACTACTGGAAGCACGGCAGCGTCTGCGAGGACTACGGCGCGATCAAGGCGAACGTCCTCGCCGTCGGCGGCTGGCACGACCCGTACCGGGACACCGTCCTGCGGCTCATGGAACACCTGGACCCGGAGCGGGTGCGCGGGATCATCGGCCCCTGGTCGCACCAGTACCCCGACCGGGGGCTGCCCCCGGGCCCCGCGATCGGCTTCCTCCAGGAGACGCTGCGCTGGTGGGACCAGCACCTCAAGGGCCAGGAGACGGGCGTGATGCGGGAACCGCTGCTGCGGTCCTGGATCAGCGGCTCGCACCCGCCCGCCACGGTGTACGAGACGCTGCCGGGCCGCTGGGTCGGGGACGCGAGCTGGCCCTCGGAGAACGTCTCCCCGGTGGCGTACGCCCTCCAGGGCGGCGAGCGGATCGTCGCCTCGCCGCAGCAGACCGGTGTGGACGCGGGCCGCTTCTTCCCGTTCGGCAACGACGCGGACCTGCCGCCGGACCAGCGGGACGAGGACGCCAAGTCGGTGTCGTTCGAATTCCCCGTCGCGGACGCGCCGATCGAGATCCTCGGCCGCCCCCGGGTGAAGCTCCGCCTCCGGATGGACGTGCCGCGCGGCCAGGCCATCGCCCGGCTCTGCGACATCGCGCCCGACGGCTCCTCCACCCTGGTCACCCGGGGCGTCCTCAACCTCGCGGCCCGGCACGGCCGCGACCGCACCGACGACTGGCCCCCCGGCGAGACCGAGGACGTGGTCTTCGACCTCAACGGCATCGGGCACACCTTCCCGCCCGGCCACCGCATCCGGCTCGCCGTCTCCTCCTCGTACTGGCCCTGGATCTGGCCGCAGGCCGGCTCGGCGGGCTTCACCCTGGACGCGGACGGCAGCTTCGTCGAGCTCCCGGTGCGCCGCCACACCGAGGACCCGGCGATCAGCTTCGGGGAGCCCGAGCAGTCCGAACCGCTCGGCGTGGCCCACCCGGTCACCCTGGAGGAGCCGCGCCCCGAACGCCTCGTCGTCCGCGATGTCGCCAAGGGCGAGTGGCGCCTGGAGGTCGACCCCCGCTACGGCGGGACGCGGGTCTACCCCGACGGTCTCGAATTCACCGAGGACGCGTCGGAGACGTACACGATCCAGCAGGACGACCCGCTCTCCGCGCGGACCCGCTCCGACTGGCGGATCCGGCTGCACCGCCCGGAGATGGCCTGGGACGTGGAGATCGAGACCCGCTCCGAGATCGCCGCCGACGACCAGGACTTCATCACGTCCAACGAGGTGATCTGCACGGAGGGCAGGGACGGCGGGGAGAAGGAGGTCGTCTTCCACCGCACCTGGGAGAAGCGCATCCCGCGCACGGCGGGCTGA
- a CDS encoding GOLPH3/VPS74 family protein — MTQDAPGLTLPEELILLALDPDRGKPTCNARDLGYGTAGAVLAELEIRGHIREERGRVQVVNPLDPADPILAALLRTLDPPAKGRRRPGIRARRWVGEYDRYVQEKYLDSLVERSVLSRTTHRVLGVLPYHRHFPGVPDLSRGVLDRFAAAEAAGYPDHRDRVLASLASAIGLAGDLTRLGRTGRTVMKVMRRSEWTAVAVRYNVEQNETGNGWSGYSGSGDPD; from the coding sequence ATGACGCAGGACGCCCCCGGCCTGACGCTGCCCGAGGAACTGATCCTCCTTGCCCTGGACCCGGACCGGGGCAAGCCGACCTGCAACGCCCGCGATCTGGGGTACGGAACCGCCGGGGCCGTCCTCGCCGAGCTGGAGATCCGGGGCCACATACGCGAGGAGCGCGGCCGGGTCCAGGTGGTGAACCCGCTGGACCCGGCCGACCCGATCCTCGCCGCCCTGCTCCGGACCCTGGACCCACCGGCGAAGGGCCGCCGCCGCCCGGGGATCCGCGCCCGGCGCTGGGTGGGTGAGTACGACCGGTACGTGCAGGAGAAGTACCTGGACTCCCTGGTCGAACGCTCCGTCCTGTCCCGGACGACCCACCGCGTCCTCGGCGTGCTCCCCTACCACCGCCACTTCCCGGGCGTGCCGGACCTCTCGCGGGGCGTCCTCGACCGGTTCGCGGCGGCCGAGGCGGCGGGGTACCCGGACCACCGCGACCGGGTGCTGGCCTCCCTGGCCTCCGCCATCGGCCTGGCCGGTGACCTGACCCGTCTCGGCCGCACGGGCCGCACGGTCATGAAGGTCATGCGCCGCTCCGAGTGGACCGCCGTGGCCGTCCGCTACAACGTCGAGCAGAACGAGACCGGCAACGGCTGGAGCGGCTACAGCGGGAGCGGCGACCCGGACTGA